TTGAACCTCTGATTTTCATTCACAACTGAGTCACCTCCACATCCACCCTTATCTCTTGGTTTTGCAACATCTAGGAAAAAGACCAGATCCAGTGCTGTATCTACACTTGTCAGCACCATGGTCCTGACAAGCTCTGAGCAACACAGCCGAGCACACAAGCCTACAATTTGCTGTGTTGAATCTAGGCTTGAATAGACCTCATCGCACCATAGCCAGCCATGTGCCATGGttacaagcccccccccccaaccctcatCAATTTTGTCTCTTGACACAAATCCAATCTTTTATGCTTCACATTCTCACTTAGTGTTCTACTCTTGACTCTTGGTTGTATGtgctttggaaaaaaatatcctAATGTTGACTGAGCAATATAgccaataaatgttatttttagtcTGTCCAGAACATATACGCTGACAAATTTCTCACATTATTTTGCCATCTGTGCAACGGAAGGTAATTTTACACACAATTTTACTACCAACGCACCATCATGCATTGGTTGCTTAAAATTTGTGTGTTTACCGATATGCAAGACCATGATGAAAATATATACCGGGTAAGCTGTGTGGAACCAGTATTTTGCTGTTCTGTGTTGAGAGTGTGTGCTGAGCTGCCAATGCAAAGGCTTGTATGTAAAATGATGTCCACAGAGTGGAATTTTGGATGTATATGTTGATGGACCAGGAAGTAAGTTgctcttgtttgtttttctgggCCACAGTGTGGGAAGGCCTTGGTCTGAAAGATCATTGGAAATCAGTTGCTAGGCTACCACTCAATATTAGACTTGCGGGATTGACTGCTGGCCCGCCTCCATCTCAGAGGGCAGAGAAAATGATACTATTCAACcgaggagacacacacacacgcaacgcACACAACTTCATGCTGCATCGTTCACATTCTACACTTAGATTCACTATTCaaggggaccttttatgctcatttttcggccctttgtattgagttgtggactcctatagataACAATAGCcatcacagaaagctttgtagatcttccagaatctgcacctattccagctttatttctTGAATTTCGTGCTTCTCGTCTATTATAATTTATTcaacccacagcccgcctccaggtacGCCAACTCCGCAATTCCAAATGTTTAAGAATTCACTTCGAcagaataaacacagttaggacactgataaattgttacttactgcttgctcttctgactcttcgacAGGACCCAGTAATGTTACAAAGGCGTTGGACAACAGCAACAGTTTGTccgctagtccagctgcatactggtccATGTTTAtcaaacagtccagtgtgaaatgttgacagattaaattttttcttttggtggtagggaatcaggaactccaactatttctgcctgatgtttgcttcattaggaattgtaaacaaatttggCTTTCCCTTACATTCAAAGAAACAattcctgggagacattgctaacGCCGTGAAGAGAGAAGCAGAGCTAGAGACAGGGCAGggagtgtatctggcctacacattcataggtcagaaaagtggaaaaagcataataggtccgtTTAAGCTTCAGTATGATAATTGAGGCCGTGTTTGAGCCTGTTGGCTCATTGACTGAACCACTCCCTGCTCAGGTGAAAGGTCCTCATGTACCATGActaaccaaacaaaacaacacacacaggtGGAGACTGTGTGTGACGCAGGAGTGGTGGTTTCCTATTGTGTTATCAGAAGCCTACATTACTTTGTCAACACCCAACAAGCTGGTAGAATTTTCTGACTCTGGATAGGTAGCACAGACTGATAACCTAAAGCAatggtcaccaacctttttgagcccAAAATTCCTGCTTTTGGCCGTGAACCTAGACAagacctacacacacacacacaaacaaatacatgcaTGCCAACAGCAGATGCCCAGGATGGCTCGAATGGGCCACTGGTTCTAAGAAGAACCCAGGGCTGTTAGGTGCCTAGCGTAAAAAACACGAAGTCCGCCCTGAACATTATGGAATTTACAACAGCAATTGACCCAGTCCCAAAGATCAACTGGTCAATCGCAATGGACGGGTTGGTGGCACCTATATTAAAAAGAAGCCCAAATAGGCAAAATCTTTTGGGAGAGGGAGAAAAATCAGAGGGAGGTCAGGTTTATGGAGCGGATCAAATCTATTGGGATAAATGTGGGGGCTTATGTGGGGCTATGTATATACTAGTACAGTAAATGCACTCTTGATGATTCATGGTCAGCAGGAATTAAAGGCAGGCAGACaggcacgcatacacacacacacacacacacatccccgCACGCACTGACAGAGCAAAAGTGCAGTGATAATAAGGGACATTCATTTACTGGGGTTTATAACAATGAAAGCAAAATACACTTCATACGTACAAATCAGACTTCACTCAAAGTGAGTGACTGTCCTAGAAAATTAGGCCATAACTCTACATAATTTACCCCCGAGGTGAGCAAACATAATGACAACATTGTAGGTGACATCCAACTAACAAGACAAGATGATACATCAGATTAGGTCCACGAAAACTAGAAGAGACAATATTTTAACTGTACTTTTACGAAACGTGATTGGGTTTCTGGCTGCCTCACAATTTAGACCACTAAATTTACTATTTGCATCTAAACGCAAAATCACTATCTTAGATCACACAATGCAGAACTTGATATGCCGTGACTTGTTGCTGACCGGCAGCCTTCATTGTCCAAAGAGACATGAATGAACATATCCATCTGAAAGACTGACGGCATTATTCCAACACTCTACCTATAGTAGTAAGTCTTTATATCTATACATCATATAAAAGCATGAGCCATTCTTCCAATATAACAGCTCAGCTTTTGCATGTCTTGATGCCCAGAGATGAGAGAACCACCATTACACCAACTAAAAGtcacaaaatacacattttgatcATGTAGTGACATAGGGGCAGCATagagatccatccattttaggTGGAGATGATATTCCTGCTATCATTTGTATGTTTGTCTTATAGCAGGAAATGCATAGAAAGGAATCCTGGTAAATAAACAAAAGGGACACAAATATGTTGGAAGCAAAGATAAGAATCTTCATATCAGAGGCTCAAAAAGAAGGAAAAGGAAGGGATAATGATGGGCAGAGTGATCCACACTGAGACTACCATGTCTGCGGTGATGGAACTGTAACATAGACAAAACAATATCCTGCACGTTTTGTCATCCTTGTGGAGATCCCCAGAGAAGACTAGCCCATCAAGAAAGCACAATGAAAAGACAACCTGCACATGGTATTCAGTGTTGTGTGGGGTGTGTATCTCACATGGGCTGAAGAACAATGGTATAGATTTATAATCCAAACTGTTATCACAAACGTTAAATGGGATGTGTGCAGAGTCAAGATCACTTAAAAAATGTAGCGCCCACTGACAGCCCCATGACTGGCCCGTGTGATCTGACAAACTACACTGTACTCAATGAGGTCACAATCAGTCACAGTTAAACTTGCAAATAAATGGCCAAAGCACCATGTAAAGACATATTAGAAAACACgtgaactctgcctagcaacaatcacaaatatgtcacatgaccaataaaaaatttgaatagtgaaaaaataaaaaaataaaaaaaaaagaaaacacgtTTTGACAGAGACTATAATGCTTAGTTTGGCTGTAGTTTTTACAGTCATTGTAGCAAAAATAACCAAATTACTAGAACCACCTTTTGGTTGGCTGCTGTGCAGTTCTATACCTACACAAAACCTTGTAAAGATAGAATTTTGCTAAAGCTCTTGGGTCGATTCCCGTTGGCTTGTGCTGGTAATTAAGCTTTCATCCATCATTTTCCTTACCGTGAGCGGAGTGCCTGCCAGGCAGCGTCTACATCAGCATACAGGTTCTTCTCGGAGGGTTTCCCTGAACTGGCGCCATAACCAGAGTAGTCGTAGGAGAACACATTGCAGTTGATTCGAGAACCTAGACCGATGTAGAAGCTGCTCATCTGGCCCAAGTCCACTGCATTTCCGTGGGAGAATAACAGTGTGTAGCGGGCGCTCGGCGAGCAGCGCACAAACATGCATGCGATTCGGTTGCCTCTAGAGGTGCGTGTCATGAAGCACTCGATAGCCTCCTTCTCGCGGGAAGAGTACTGCCAGTCTGCACGTTCTGAGAGGTGTAGGGTCCATCGGCTGCCACTCTCGTCACACATGAGGCTGTAGGTGGGCTCAGGAGGGAGGAAGGCCAGCTTGGCTGTTATCTTGCTGGGGCAGGGTGGACAGCAGAAGAGGCAACATAGCTCGCTGAAAGATAGGTGAttcattctaaaaaataaaaaacaaacaaaaaaacagacagtAGTGGGATGATTCTTCATCATTCTACATCTTGGCTGATAGCAACAGTATTCTTTGAAGCAGCCTTCCCCAAAATTGACAGctttagacaaaatgtctatCAGTGTTGttgctaaaatacaaaaaaatgaaaaacatatgtCATTATATATGAGAATTCAAATAAACGCCCCAAATataattacagtatttacaatTTATGAGAGACACCATTTTCAGGGACGTATATAGCTTTCTTGAACTACCTTGATAAGGACAAGGTCCCGTCTGTCTCTGTTTGCCTCAAGGCTGTAAAAGCACTCAGGCATTTGTTCATCTAGCACCTGGACTCTACCTGAGGCTGCTTTTTGAGTGATCTGGTACCCCTTAGAAGCAGCCGTGTAAATTGTACAGCATTTTGTTCTCAAGAAATCTGGTTAGTCAAGATGCTAAAGCAGCTCTCAAGAAGGGATTTTGTTTGCCTCACATCACTTCAAGGTCTACGTGTATTGTCACTTAGAATGTGTAATTACGCAGACACTACGTGCCTTTGTCAACTGTTGTTACTGTCTTGACGGATAGTGgaaagtacagtatgtatgatGCTAaggtaggtagatactttattcatccccatggggaaatttgcaaaagCCCTGCTGTTCCGACACCCCTCCTGCTGCAGGAACACTGGGCTggtaaatttaatataatattaaatataataatcacatATCCTTCATAGACTCACATCATTCTACAGGCTTTCCACACGATAAACCAGGATGTTGTCATGATTTTGTCAACTCCAACTTTGAGTCTGTTTGTTTGCTGAGCTGCATGTCTCAAGAGTGGGAGAGAAAGCCTTTCTGTAGCATTTGCCACATGCCTTCGGGCCAATGCTTGCCCCACAATcatgtgagtgttttttttttaactggctTTGTCCTATGAACCAGGGTATACCGAAATACAAAAGCAGGATCAAGCTCCTGCCTTTACATTAGTGTTAAAATGGTCAACTGTGATCGACACAATATTTATGTCACTTTATTAAGCAACATTTGAGTTTTTATCCACTATATTTCTCAAGAAAATGTGGATATAATTAATATCCAAGGAAAATTACTCAACATAGAGCAATTAATgttgagtagcaagataatggTGCCTTGCCAACAATCAAACGCggtggtggtagcatcatggtcGAGTGTTGCATGAGCGCTACTGGCACTGGTGAGCTGTGGTTCTTTGGAACATAAACTCCAACATGTACTATGACATTTTGAAGCTGAACAGGATCTCGTCCCTGGGCcacatggcagttttccaacatgatgaTAGGCCAAGATCAAGTgccttgctgaggaagctgaaCGAGAAGGTGATGGAGTTGCCAAGTATGACTTCAGACCCAAACCCAAGGTGCGTCTACCAGCTCCACCAGTGATGGTATCATGGAGCAGTGGACAAGCATTCCATAACACCCTGTTAAGTTCTGGTGAATTCCATCCCCAAGAGAATTAAGACAATGCAGGATAACAATGGGCCTTACACCAAATATTGACACTTGGGCCACAATTCGGACATGCTCACTGTAAGGTGTACTCAAGTACATTCAGGTTTAATTTCTATAGTAGTGTCCTTTGAGAAGATGCTGTAATAAAattgttgctgaaatgtgacaaGCTATTTCTTTGGAAATAGATCATATGGTTAAAATCTTTACCCATCATAAACGCTATAAATGAGATTTTCTTAGGCCAATGGTAGAATTTGAATCATTTTAATGACACACTGGTAGCTTCCAATAATTTTAATTAGCTGTAATGCATTCATGTCACCTGCTAGTTTGACCAAAGGGTGCAATGGCATCTCACAGCAGCTAAATACATGGATGGAATGTTATTAGTTTTCCACAAATAGTCTATCGTCCCAGCCCTTGTTGGTGCATAAAATGGTGGGGAAAGCGAGCAGTGTGTTGAGCAAGGTTACACCGATTGTAAACTGGTTAGTTTAGGTTTCATTGACGATGGCGAGTGAGTGTTTACAGTAAAGACAGCCACGGTAATTAGCGTCGATGCATGTATGTGAGTGTCATCCTTTTTTAAGTCAAAGCAAAGAGAATGTTGATTAGTGACATTACCTGGACGTTGGTTGTGTTTTCCTTCCTGTCTTGGGGCGACACCGTTTTGTCGTGTCGTTTTCTAACCAAGCCAGTAAATTGATGTTCTCCTCGACGAAAAACGAGACAAATTATCTCCTTGTTATTCGCCCCGCGTCCCGTTGTTTGGCTATGTTGTGTCGTGGTAGAGCAGCTGGACAGTCAGTGCTGGGAAACGGTTTCGTCCTCCACTTCCAGCTTCCGAAACTGACGGTTGATTCTCTCGCTTTCCTCCCTTGCTCCGTTTCTTCAACATATGATCCCGAATGACAACGATTCCACACGCAGATATACACAATTCGGTGGCGGCattgaaatacaaaacaaaataacgGATAAATGTATTTGCTGCTTGACGTCTGTCCCTATCGGGTTTAACGACCAGTTGACAGCAGTATCACTTGACTCGTGAGATATCGCCGCTGAGATTGCGATCTTGGCTTCTAGCAAAGAAAGGGCGGTGATTGACAACGTCTTTAACCAATAGTagctatatatataaaaaaaataaaccaattgTATAGCCTGAAGGCGTTTCTGGCGGACCCATCCAAACAAGCGCAACTAATATTTTGATTGACACCCACACAAACCAATCAGATATTACTATTGCGGAAATGCTTTCACTGCATGCTGTCGTTCTTTCCTCCGTGATGTAATTTTGGTCCATTCTAATAcgtattattttgtttgtcctCATCGTAACTTAGTAAACTGTATGTTATTATTGAATTGATattggcacacacacaaaagacaccAAACACTTCGCTATATGGTGGCGACAACGAGCCACCAAAAAGCGACCGGGAAATAATGACTTCCGGGTCAATTCTCTCTTCCTGAATAATGCTAGGATAACGTGTTGTAGTCCATGTGTGGTTAACTGTTAGCAATTCTAATGAGTTCACAAAAAGGTAACGTGTCTCGATCGCGAGGCCAAAGGCACCAAAACACCATTGCCTTCAAAAACGACAAATATGGCGCGACAGCACAAGTAAAGGTACACGTTCCACCCGTCTGAGACCAGCATGTAGCGGACTAGCTTTAGCATTGTTGTTGCACTGCAGTAACACAGGCAggttatatatgtacatgtatgtgtaaatgccgttactaaaattgtaaaattgtctTTGCCAATATAGAAGGCACAATCCAAGATCCACGATGGACT
This DNA window, taken from Doryrhamphus excisus isolate RoL2022-K1 chromosome 4, RoL_Dexc_1.0, whole genome shotgun sequence, encodes the following:
- the abhd17b gene encoding alpha/beta hydrolase domain-containing protein 17B, which gives rise to MNHLSFSELCCLFCCPPCPSKITAKLAFLPPEPTYSLMCDESGSRWTLHLSERADWQYSSREKEAIECFMTRTSRGNRIACMFVRCSPSARYTLLFSHGNAVDLGQMSSFYIGLGSRINCNVFSYDYSGYGASSGKPSEKNLYADVDAAWQALRSRYGIRPENVIVYGQSIGTVPSVDLASRYESAAVILHSPLTSGMRVAFPDTKKTYCFDAFPNIDKISKVTSPVLVIHGTDDEVIDFSHGLALYERCQRPVEPLWVEGAGHNDVELYGQYLERLKQFVAHELVNL